One window from the genome of Streptomyces cadmiisoli encodes:
- a CDS encoding polyketide synthase — protein sequence MTDVEETDEDMQSAVAVIGMAARVPGVADLDEFWGALVSGRDLTTRLEGGAAYGVVAGTERFDAAFFGFGPQDAQLLDPQDRVFLECAREALEDAGQNPRTYPGAVGVYAGSGESEHLAVLRAQRHRFPEATDEQLRLAGSRDFLTGRVAYALNLQGPAVTVHTGCSTSLVAVHLACQALLAGDCDLALAGGVTVRGAAGAGEGDDLLSADGRCRPFDADADGMVAADGAGIVVLKRFSDALADGDQVEAVIRGSALSNDGSGKVSFTAPSVTGQVAAIRSAHVVADVCPDSIGYVEAHGTGTLIGDAMEVRALSEAFGQPGPSRRCVLSSVKSNIGHTDTAAGVIGLIKVVLALRHGLIPGTAHFRSPSPHLDLEASGFVVTRDATPWPPGHGPRRAGVNATGIGGTNAHLLVEEAPTPDGAADEDRDHLPARAARTAPAGVDAAVWHGDRTGEERDSAAPAAEQDAGGGESGPATSVRDADESESQAPAAVRDASAAAAEARTPAEKVIAGVWSDVLGVADVGMDDDFFELGGHSLHATRVLARLGPALGSQARRLTVLDIFDHPTVRELAALVSASGPR from the coding sequence ATGACCGATGTCGAAGAGACCGACGAGGACATGCAGAGCGCCGTGGCTGTCATCGGCATGGCTGCCCGGGTGCCCGGCGTCGCGGACCTCGACGAGTTCTGGGGCGCGCTCGTGTCTGGCCGCGATCTGACGACTCGTCTCGAAGGCGGTGCCGCGTACGGAGTGGTCGCCGGCACGGAGCGGTTCGACGCGGCGTTCTTCGGCTTCGGGCCGCAGGATGCACAACTGCTCGACCCGCAGGACCGGGTGTTCCTCGAATGCGCCCGGGAGGCGCTCGAGGACGCGGGTCAAAATCCCCGGACGTACCCGGGAGCCGTCGGTGTGTACGCGGGGAGTGGCGAGTCGGAACACCTCGCCGTGCTGCGCGCACAACGCCACCGGTTTCCGGAGGCGACCGACGAGCAGCTCCGCCTCGCAGGCAGCCGGGACTTCCTCACCGGCCGGGTGGCGTACGCGCTGAACCTGCAGGGCCCGGCGGTCACCGTGCACACCGGCTGCTCGACCTCCCTGGTGGCGGTTCACCTGGCCTGTCAGGCGCTGCTCGCCGGCGACTGCGACCTGGCCCTGGCCGGTGGAGTCACGGTCCGCGGCGCCGCGGGTGCCGGTGAGGGCGACGACCTGCTTTCGGCGGACGGCCGCTGCCGACCCTTCGACGCGGACGCCGACGGCATGGTCGCCGCCGACGGCGCGGGGATCGTGGTGCTGAAGCGGTTCTCCGACGCGCTCGCCGACGGGGACCAGGTCGAGGCCGTGATCCGGGGTTCGGCGCTCAGCAACGACGGGTCGGGCAAGGTGAGTTTCACCGCGCCGAGCGTGACCGGACAAGTGGCCGCGATCCGTTCGGCGCACGTCGTCGCCGACGTGTGCCCGGATTCGATCGGGTATGTCGAGGCGCACGGCACCGGCACCCTGATCGGCGACGCCATGGAGGTCCGTGCTCTGTCGGAGGCGTTCGGGCAGCCGGGGCCGTCGCGGCGGTGCGTGCTCAGCTCCGTCAAGTCGAACATCGGCCACACCGACACGGCGGCGGGAGTGATCGGCCTCATCAAGGTGGTCCTCGCCCTGCGGCACGGCCTGATACCGGGCACGGCGCATTTCCGCAGTCCGAGTCCGCACCTCGACCTCGAGGCCAGCGGATTCGTGGTGACGCGTGATGCGACACCCTGGCCGCCGGGTCACGGTCCTCGCCGTGCCGGGGTCAACGCGACGGGCATCGGGGGGACCAACGCCCACCTCCTGGTCGAGGAGGCGCCGACTCCGGACGGGGCCGCGGACGAGGATCGCGATCACCTTCCGGCGCGGGCGGCGCGTACCGCTCCCGCAGGCGTGGACGCCGCGGTGTGGCACGGCGACCGGACCGGTGAGGAGCGCGACAGCGCGGCGCCTGCGGCAGAGCAGGATGCGGGCGGGGGCGAATCCGGCCCGGCTACATCGGTGCGGGACGCAGATGAGTCCGAATCCCAGGCGCCTGCGGCCGTGCGGGATGCGAGCGCGGCGGCGGCCGAGGCGCGTACCCCGGCGGAAAAGGTGATCGCCGGGGTGTGGAGTGACGTACTCGGCGTGGCCGACGTCGGCATGGACGACGACTTCTTCGAGCTCGGCGGCCACTCCCTGCACGCGACGCGGGTCCTGGCCCGGCTGGGTCCGGCGCTCGGCAGCCAGGCACGGCGGCTCACCGTCCTGGACATCTTCGACCACCCCACCGTCCGCGAGCTCGCCGCGCTGGTGAGTGCGTCCGGCCCGCGGTGA
- a CDS encoding non-ribosomal peptide synthetase/MFS transporter, whose amino-acid sequence MSDLTELPGTPTTIPVRPDGEPVMSFAQERLWFMDAYAPGTTAYTIPEAWRLRGAAVDPDALTAALNRVAERHEPLRTRFPATVDGRAVMVVDDAGAIPLTTAEAVDDDAVGVLVDAFMAEPFDLATGPVARALLITVGPEEQVFALAVHHIAADGWSTELLLGEVLTCLAGLPLPELPVRYGDFAAWQRAQSDSGQDVAYWGEQLAGVAPLELPTDRQRPPLPTYAGAAHEFSVAPDVLDALLRLGRRYRATPYMVLLAAFAVLLGRRAGQDDITIGSPTAGRPVPELDDLVGCFVNMVTMRVDASGDPTFVELLQRVRSTAAHAFAHQELPFERLVTELNVPREVSRSPLFQVVFSLQSYESDLPSHPSFTVTADVPMSYRVTRFDLELHTAGDGTFLFVYNTALFTADSVAAMSAHLRVLLEGIAADPDAAISSYELLTAEEREQRARWNDTGADLGPDLCLHEPVEAQAGRTPDHPAVIYPGGQLSHAEVDRRAGHLAARLTAAGVRRGDLVAVAMRRGWEQVVAVLAVNKAGAAYLPVDADLPDSRRGELIARGDCTVVLTQPALAARLTWPDGLTVLPVTGEAASLSGVSEEPGGGSVALSGVREEASAAVLLGSAEPDDLAYVIFTSGSTGTPKGVMIEHRAALNTVRDINERFAVGPDDRVLALSALSFDLSVYDVYGTLAAGAALVMGQPAEDKDPAAWARIVTEQRITVWNSVPALMELLVEHAEQEGTDISSLRLVMMSGDWIPPTLPDRIRALAPHAEIISLGGATEGSIWSISYPIERVSPEWSSIPYGRPLTNQRFHVLDRGLCDVPVGVPGELCIGGTGVATGYWKDPERTAAAFVTHPRTGERLYRTGDLGRYRSDGVIEFLGRADAQVKVRGYRIELGEIEAHLARHPAVAECVVTVHGSGNAAQLVAYVIAESMTGTETATGTGTEARTSTAAPLDPRPGPGPDPALLRSHLAAALPAYMVPSSFVTLARLPLTANGKVDRGRLPAPEPTGEAVAHRTPPRSDRERSIHAVWADVLDREDFGVNDDFFAVGGHSLLAIKLVERLRRVSGGTAIAVMDLFTHPTVRQLAALLDGNSTTAPRGLLHQLTPEPQDQPQLTYVAVPFGGGSAMVYKPLADSLSETHALWSVAIPGHDAGGDEQRAPLEDIAARCVREIQEKVTGPVALYGHCGVGSALVVEIARKLEAAGRVPEAVYIGAIFPFARPDRGVLGALGRFTNPDALRSDRSFGNGLTAVGLELGDVDATQARRVVRNTRRDTEAAEEYFTRLFASPVERLRAPVISVAGERDPASDYYQERFREWHFLSETTAVVSLDEAGHFFQKHRAAELAEIVTTTHPAIASGAPAGGEGWRLLDVSHAGSPDVPGEPQRAVRRFLSVAAGHLFSAGASALTAFAMLVWIYVTTGSLGQLALSAAAVVTPGLLAAPLAGPVADRWGRRTLLIASDVGATAAQLALGALVWSGNVQAWHLYPLFAALSVTFTFRRSAFGASVPHLVPKRYLGHVSGLVQISGAAGVLLVPVASVALSAAVGLEGVLVLGVASCAAAFAVTLPVRFPGAEAGPAEPVVAEVAAGLRYAWGQPWFRRLLVFSAVSQVLLTPLFLLVAPLVLEDGGLGDAGWVLLVAALGGVLGGAVITVWGGPARRRMRGVLLGTLCLAGFSLLTGSTANLVTVGLGLFGLALTLTVLHGIHAAIVEVKVPQRFHGRVAALHTVIAWAAPPAGLALAAVSAWALSGPLLSPGGTFTPAVEAVTAAGPGRTVALLYALSAAALAFLALGALCAGLPRLVDDGPDATPDDVIGLHALGRAPLNLAVDARPAGRGSSALSGHNES is encoded by the coding sequence GTGAGTGACCTGACCGAGCTGCCCGGGACACCGACGACGATCCCCGTCCGGCCCGACGGGGAACCCGTGATGTCGTTCGCGCAGGAACGTCTCTGGTTCATGGACGCGTACGCCCCCGGGACGACGGCGTACACCATCCCGGAAGCCTGGCGGCTGCGCGGTGCGGCGGTCGATCCGGACGCGCTGACAGCGGCGTTGAACCGGGTCGCGGAACGGCACGAGCCGCTGCGGACCCGCTTCCCCGCCACGGTGGACGGGCGGGCCGTCATGGTCGTCGACGACGCCGGCGCGATCCCGTTGACCACCGCGGAGGCCGTCGACGACGACGCCGTGGGTGTCCTCGTCGACGCCTTCATGGCCGAACCCTTCGACCTGGCGACCGGCCCCGTGGCCCGCGCGCTGCTCATCACCGTCGGCCCCGAGGAGCAGGTGTTCGCGCTCGCGGTGCACCACATCGCGGCCGACGGCTGGTCCACCGAACTCCTTCTCGGTGAGGTGCTGACCTGCCTGGCCGGCCTCCCGCTGCCCGAACTGCCGGTTCGTTACGGCGACTTCGCGGCGTGGCAGCGTGCCCAGTCCGACTCCGGTCAGGATGTGGCGTACTGGGGGGAGCAGCTGGCCGGCGTGGCGCCGCTCGAGCTGCCCACCGACCGGCAGCGGCCACCGCTGCCGACGTACGCCGGTGCCGCGCACGAGTTCTCGGTGGCGCCGGACGTGCTCGACGCGTTGCTCCGGCTCGGGCGCCGGTACCGGGCCACGCCGTACATGGTTCTGCTCGCGGCCTTCGCGGTCCTGCTGGGCCGCCGGGCCGGGCAGGACGACATCACGATCGGGTCGCCGACGGCCGGCCGGCCCGTTCCTGAGCTCGACGACCTCGTGGGCTGCTTCGTCAACATGGTCACCATGCGGGTCGACGCGTCGGGCGACCCGACGTTCGTCGAACTGCTGCAGCGGGTCCGCAGCACGGCCGCGCACGCCTTCGCCCACCAGGAACTGCCCTTCGAGCGCCTGGTCACGGAACTGAACGTGCCGCGGGAGGTGTCGCGTTCGCCGCTGTTCCAGGTCGTCTTCTCCCTGCAGAGCTACGAATCGGACCTGCCGAGCCATCCGTCGTTCACCGTCACCGCCGACGTCCCGATGTCCTACCGGGTGACCCGCTTCGATCTCGAACTGCACACCGCGGGTGACGGCACCTTCCTGTTCGTCTACAACACGGCGCTGTTCACCGCGGACTCGGTCGCGGCGATGAGCGCCCACCTGCGGGTGCTGCTGGAGGGCATCGCCGCCGACCCGGACGCCGCGATCTCGAGCTACGAGCTGCTCACGGCCGAAGAGCGTGAGCAGCGCGCCCGCTGGAACGACACCGGTGCCGATCTCGGCCCCGACCTGTGCCTGCACGAGCCGGTGGAGGCACAGGCGGGCAGGACGCCGGACCACCCGGCCGTGATCTATCCCGGCGGTCAGCTGTCGCACGCCGAGGTCGATCGGAGGGCCGGTCATCTCGCGGCGCGCCTGACGGCCGCCGGCGTGAGGCGGGGCGACCTGGTGGCCGTCGCGATGCGGCGGGGGTGGGAGCAGGTCGTCGCGGTCCTGGCTGTCAACAAGGCCGGCGCCGCCTACCTGCCCGTCGACGCCGACCTGCCCGACAGCCGTCGCGGCGAGCTCATCGCACGCGGTGACTGCACCGTGGTTCTCACCCAGCCGGCCCTGGCTGCGCGGCTGACCTGGCCGGACGGGCTGACGGTACTGCCGGTCACCGGGGAAGCGGCCTCGCTGTCCGGGGTGAGCGAGGAGCCCGGCGGCGGGTCGGTGGCGCTGTCCGGGGTGAGGGAGGAAGCGAGTGCTGCGGTGCTGCTCGGTTCCGCGGAGCCCGACGACCTCGCGTACGTCATCTTCACCTCGGGGTCGACCGGCACGCCGAAGGGCGTGATGATCGAGCACCGGGCCGCCCTCAACACCGTCCGCGACATCAACGAGCGCTTCGCCGTGGGCCCCGACGACCGGGTGCTCGCGCTGTCCGCGCTGAGCTTCGACCTGTCGGTCTACGACGTCTACGGCACGCTGGCCGCCGGTGCCGCTCTGGTCATGGGGCAGCCCGCAGAGGACAAGGACCCGGCCGCCTGGGCGCGGATCGTCACCGAGCAGCGGATCACCGTGTGGAACTCGGTGCCCGCGCTCATGGAGCTCCTGGTCGAGCACGCGGAGCAGGAAGGGACGGACATCAGCTCGTTGCGGCTGGTGATGATGTCCGGCGACTGGATCCCGCCGACGCTCCCCGACCGGATCCGCGCGCTCGCACCGCATGCGGAGATCATCAGCCTGGGCGGAGCCACCGAGGGGTCGATCTGGTCCATCTCGTATCCGATCGAGCGCGTCAGCCCGGAGTGGTCCTCGATCCCGTACGGCCGCCCGCTGACCAACCAGCGGTTCCATGTTCTCGATCGCGGACTGTGTGACGTCCCGGTCGGTGTGCCCGGCGAGCTGTGCATCGGGGGCACCGGGGTGGCTACCGGGTACTGGAAGGACCCGGAGCGGACCGCGGCGGCGTTCGTCACGCACCCGCGCACCGGCGAGCGTCTCTACCGGACCGGCGACCTGGGGCGCTATCGGTCGGACGGTGTCATCGAGTTCCTCGGGCGGGCCGACGCCCAGGTCAAGGTCCGCGGCTACCGGATCGAACTCGGCGAGATCGAGGCACACCTGGCCCGCCATCCCGCGGTGGCCGAATGCGTGGTGACCGTGCACGGGTCCGGCAACGCCGCGCAGCTCGTCGCGTACGTCATCGCCGAATCCATGACCGGGACCGAAACCGCGACCGGAACCGGGACAGAAGCGAGGACCAGCACCGCTGCCCCACTCGACCCCCGCCCGGGACCCGGTCCCGACCCCGCCCTGCTGCGGTCGCACCTCGCGGCGGCGCTGCCGGCCTACATGGTGCCCAGCTCGTTCGTCACGTTGGCCCGGCTGCCGCTGACCGCGAACGGCAAGGTGGACCGCGGGCGGCTGCCGGCGCCCGAGCCGACCGGCGAGGCAGTGGCCCACCGGACACCGCCACGTAGCGATCGCGAGCGGTCGATCCATGCGGTGTGGGCGGACGTCCTCGACCGGGAAGACTTCGGGGTCAACGACGACTTCTTCGCCGTGGGCGGCCACTCATTGCTCGCCATCAAGCTGGTGGAGCGGCTACGGCGCGTGTCCGGCGGTACCGCGATCGCCGTGATGGACCTGTTCACCCACCCGACGGTCCGCCAGCTCGCCGCCCTGCTCGACGGGAACAGCACGACGGCACCGCGCGGACTCCTCCACCAGCTGACGCCCGAGCCGCAGGACCAGCCTCAACTCACCTACGTGGCCGTTCCGTTCGGTGGCGGAAGCGCGATGGTCTACAAGCCGCTCGCGGACTCCCTGTCGGAGACGCACGCCCTGTGGTCGGTCGCCATCCCCGGTCACGACGCCGGCGGCGACGAGCAGCGCGCACCGCTTGAGGACATCGCAGCGCGATGCGTGCGGGAGATCCAGGAGAAGGTCACCGGGCCGGTCGCGCTGTACGGGCACTGCGGTGTCGGCTCGGCGCTCGTCGTGGAGATCGCCCGGAAACTGGAGGCGGCCGGTCGTGTCCCGGAGGCCGTGTACATCGGGGCGATCTTCCCGTTCGCCCGGCCGGACCGCGGGGTACTCGGCGCGCTGGGCCGGTTCACCAACCCGGACGCTTTGCGCAGCGACCGCTCGTTCGGGAACGGCCTGACCGCGGTCGGGCTGGAACTCGGCGACGTCGACGCCACGCAGGCACGGCGTGTCGTACGCAACACGCGCCGCGACACCGAAGCGGCGGAGGAGTACTTCACCCGGCTCTTCGCCAGCCCCGTCGAGCGGCTGCGGGCGCCCGTCATCAGCGTGGCCGGAGAGCGGGACCCGGCGTCCGACTACTACCAGGAACGCTTCCGCGAGTGGCACTTCCTCAGCGAGACCACGGCCGTGGTGTCGCTGGACGAAGCGGGTCACTTCTTCCAGAAGCACCGCGCCGCCGAACTGGCCGAGATCGTCACGACCACGCACCCGGCGATCGCCTCCGGTGCGCCGGCCGGCGGCGAGGGGTGGCGGCTGCTCGATGTGTCGCACGCCGGTTCGCCGGACGTGCCCGGCGAACCGCAACGCGCGGTGCGCCGGTTCCTCTCGGTGGCTGCGGGACATCTGTTCTCGGCCGGCGCCTCGGCGCTGACCGCGTTCGCGATGCTGGTCTGGATCTACGTCACCACCGGTTCGCTCGGCCAGCTCGCGCTCTCCGCGGCCGCCGTGGTGACGCCGGGGCTGCTCGCCGCGCCGCTGGCCGGCCCGGTGGCGGACCGCTGGGGCCGGCGCACGCTCCTGATCGCGAGCGATGTCGGCGCGACAGCCGCCCAGTTGGCGTTGGGAGCGCTGGTGTGGTCCGGGAACGTACAGGCATGGCACCTGTATCCGCTGTTCGCGGCGCTGTCGGTCACCTTCACCTTCCGGCGGTCCGCGTTCGGGGCGTCGGTGCCGCATCTCGTGCCGAAGCGGTACCTGGGGCACGTCAGCGGACTCGTCCAGATCTCCGGCGCGGCGGGCGTGCTGCTCGTGCCCGTCGCGTCCGTTGCCCTGAGCGCCGCCGTGGGGCTTGAGGGCGTCCTGGTGCTCGGTGTGGCGAGCTGTGCGGCCGCGTTCGCGGTCACTCTCCCGGTGCGGTTCCCGGGGGCCGAGGCGGGGCCGGCCGAGCCGGTGGTCGCCGAGGTCGCTGCGGGGCTGCGCTACGCGTGGGGCCAGCCGTGGTTCCGCCGGCTGCTGGTCTTCTCCGCGGTGTCCCAGGTGCTGCTGACACCGCTGTTCCTCCTGGTCGCGCCGCTGGTGCTGGAGGACGGCGGGCTCGGTGACGCCGGCTGGGTCCTGCTCGTCGCGGCACTGGGGGGTGTGCTCGGCGGCGCCGTCATCACGGTGTGGGGCGGCCCGGCGCGGCGTCGGATGCGAGGGGTGCTGCTGGGCACGCTGTGCCTGGCCGGGTTCAGCCTGCTGACCGGCTCGACGGCGAACCTGGTGACGGTCGGCCTCGGGCTGTTCGGCCTCGCGCTGACACTGACCGTGCTCCACGGAATCCATGCCGCGATCGTCGAGGTCAAGGTGCCGCAGCGGTTCCATGGCAGGGTCGCCGCGCTCCACACGGTGATCGCGTGGGCCGCGCCGCCGGCCGGCCTCGCGCTGGCCGCGGTCTCGGCATGGGCGCTGTCCGGGCCCCTGCTGTCCCCCGGCGGGACGTTCACACCGGCCGTCGAGGCGGTGACCGCCGCCGGACCGGGGCGCACCGTCGCGCTGCTCTACGCCCTGTCCGCGGCAGCCCTCGCGTTCCTGGCACTGGGCGCGCTGTGCGCCGGGCTGCCCCGGCTCGTCGACGACGGTCCCGACGCGACCCCCGACGACGTGATCGGGCTGCACGCGCTGGGCCGGGCGCCGCTGAACCTTGCGGTGGACGCCCGTCCGGCCGGTCGTGGTTCGTCGGCGCTCTCCGGCCACAACGAGTCCTGA
- a CDS encoding SET domain-containing protein-lysine N-methyltransferase has translation MQERDSYVDAGAVRGGLGDEVHANGVRIVMDRDKGRCVVSARRFAPGETVVAGDVERAVPIRTNHSFQVGWDTHVDLTTPARDINHSCEPNTGIRDNDRGGFDFVALREIFPSEEITWDYETSEYVSIAVSRCLCGENRCRSAIRGFKYRQEDETWQPTHLAGYLREEYDAVSTAREASGAGRHPVAREV, from the coding sequence TTGCAAGAGCGGGATTCTTACGTCGATGCGGGCGCGGTGCGCGGCGGCCTGGGAGACGAGGTGCACGCCAACGGGGTCCGGATCGTCATGGATCGCGACAAGGGGCGCTGCGTGGTCTCGGCCAGGCGATTCGCACCGGGAGAGACCGTGGTCGCGGGCGATGTCGAGAGGGCCGTACCGATCCGGACGAACCATTCGTTCCAGGTCGGATGGGACACGCATGTCGATCTGACGACGCCGGCCCGGGACATCAACCACTCCTGCGAGCCGAACACCGGAATCCGGGACAACGACCGGGGCGGGTTCGACTTCGTCGCGCTTCGCGAGATCTTCCCGTCGGAAGAGATCACCTGGGACTACGAGACGAGCGAGTACGTGAGCATCGCCGTGTCCCGGTGCCTGTGCGGCGAGAACCGGTGCCGGTCGGCGATACGTGGGTTCAAGTACCGCCAGGAAGACGAGACGTGGCAGCCCACGCACCTGGCCGGCTACCTCCGTGAGGAGTACGACGCCGTGAGCACGGCCCGCGAGGCGTCGGGCGCCGGGCGCCATCCAGTCGCCCGGGAGGTCTGA
- the lanL gene encoding class IV lanthionine synthetase LanL yields MDFTRATRKIMKGVRQVMFKKVVLDVLNTHPDSYWRIRETDYWHFVEPSRHRHRLQGWKIHVSATPDTAADILGKVSSVLVPLGVAFKFVGTPDLLHDSLSRGSDPAASGKFITVYPNDDGQFRDLLDKLHTPLTDHWGPRIMSDRQYQGGIVHYRYGGISQMTRLDDKGAVEEMIVSPDGSLVEDRRVAWFSPPSWLSDPVEQPAADAGSTKKSKSLLLADRYQVTGAIRHTNRGGVFRALDTKTDRRVVIKQSRAGIDPSSDGADARDLLRGEAAMLRRLADVAVVPELVDLFDLADQTFLVEEELAGRPLQDLVTPDEDDAPPPSDAIVLNLARQIVKTLQAVHDAGIVVGDLSPGNFLMGPDGRLQLLDLESAAEVGAPIPKLRTPGYAAPEKLESERDDVLLATPEMDRYGAGALIAALCLQRRPVTRPSGLDTGSKTSSPMDVMAADNPLIHALNPLVHGLMAFAPEDRWTWSRAERELHAAARVHPSMSTAGTPAEPDPDQLIRESLLNMISALRPQAAALVPTLGTMRRLDPRFVQAGAAGVTGVLLQAARCPAVINGGDRDLDDVLQDALVTLSRWWDRNLGRPTVTLLPGLYNGHAGMIWAAADVAQAVGDSVTLDHALEIAEQLPTRWHIPTVAHGIAGTGATMLHLWRTTGRWEFRQKALECAEHLVDTAVRKGSVGVRWMAEQNTPTAHNGIATGTAGIGRFLLSAAQILQEPRFAEVAQLAGDELVAQARLRDVDVLENGRARTYRAAWWSDQTDDGRTPHGWWGGPAGIGAFLWSLGADSNRLAYRDTAAAAAAAVRYSAPRAPLGAWWGLAGDGHFLLDIAGDEGPTSAAGRWAGLVTALLTSHATSGRQGLTLYDKRAVEWDFATGVPGVLSFLLRAHHGAAAPWMTPEPGLAPQVP; encoded by the coding sequence GTGGACTTCACGAGAGCAACGCGCAAAATCATGAAGGGTGTTCGTCAAGTGATGTTCAAGAAAGTTGTGCTTGACGTTCTGAACACCCATCCAGATTCCTATTGGCGCATCCGAGAGACCGATTACTGGCATTTCGTAGAGCCATCTCGACACCGCCACCGCCTGCAAGGCTGGAAGATTCACGTGTCCGCTACGCCCGACACCGCGGCGGACATCCTGGGCAAGGTCAGCTCCGTGCTTGTGCCCCTGGGCGTCGCTTTCAAGTTTGTTGGTACGCCGGATCTTCTGCACGACTCGCTATCACGTGGGAGCGATCCGGCAGCGAGCGGGAAGTTCATCACTGTCTACCCGAATGACGACGGTCAGTTCCGCGATCTTCTAGACAAGCTGCACACACCACTGACGGACCACTGGGGGCCACGGATCATGTCCGACCGCCAGTACCAAGGCGGGATCGTCCATTATCGCTATGGCGGCATCTCGCAGATGACCCGACTGGACGACAAGGGTGCGGTTGAGGAGATGATCGTCTCCCCGGACGGCTCCCTGGTGGAGGACCGGCGCGTTGCCTGGTTCAGCCCGCCCTCATGGCTCAGCGACCCGGTCGAGCAGCCGGCGGCGGACGCAGGGTCCACGAAGAAGAGCAAGTCGCTGCTACTAGCCGACCGTTACCAGGTCACAGGCGCAATTCGGCACACCAATCGCGGAGGCGTGTTCCGGGCGCTGGATACCAAGACCGACCGCAGGGTCGTTATCAAGCAGAGTCGCGCAGGGATTGATCCATCGAGTGATGGTGCGGACGCACGGGACCTTCTACGCGGGGAAGCGGCGATGCTCCGCAGGTTGGCGGATGTGGCAGTTGTCCCCGAACTGGTGGACCTGTTCGACCTCGCGGACCAGACATTCCTCGTCGAGGAGGAACTCGCTGGACGGCCTCTGCAGGACCTGGTCACACCCGATGAGGACGACGCGCCGCCACCGTCGGACGCAATCGTCCTGAACCTGGCACGCCAGATCGTGAAGACCCTCCAAGCTGTGCACGATGCCGGCATCGTTGTGGGCGACTTGTCGCCGGGCAACTTCCTGATGGGCCCCGACGGCCGACTTCAACTGCTGGACCTGGAGAGCGCCGCAGAGGTTGGCGCGCCCATCCCCAAGCTGAGAACTCCCGGGTATGCCGCCCCGGAAAAGCTTGAGTCTGAGCGGGACGACGTCCTGCTCGCAACGCCCGAGATGGACCGCTACGGCGCGGGGGCCCTGATCGCCGCTCTGTGCCTGCAGCGGCGTCCGGTTACTCGCCCAAGCGGGTTGGACACTGGCTCCAAGACGTCTTCGCCCATGGATGTCATGGCTGCGGACAACCCGTTGATACACGCCCTGAATCCTCTGGTACACGGCTTGATGGCGTTCGCGCCCGAAGACCGCTGGACCTGGTCGCGCGCCGAACGGGAACTACACGCAGCCGCTCGCGTGCACCCTTCCATGAGTACAGCCGGCACCCCTGCGGAGCCTGACCCCGATCAGCTCATCCGTGAGTCGTTGCTGAACATGATCTCTGCCCTGCGACCACAAGCCGCTGCGCTGGTACCAACACTGGGAACGATGCGTAGGCTAGACCCTCGATTCGTTCAGGCTGGCGCTGCTGGTGTGACAGGTGTGCTGCTTCAGGCGGCGCGCTGTCCGGCGGTGATCAATGGTGGCGACCGTGACTTGGACGACGTGCTCCAGGATGCGTTGGTCACCTTGAGCCGCTGGTGGGACAGGAATCTCGGCCGGCCCACCGTCACGCTGCTGCCAGGCTTGTACAACGGCCACGCCGGTATGATCTGGGCCGCAGCCGACGTGGCACAGGCCGTCGGCGACTCGGTCACCCTCGACCATGCTCTGGAGATCGCCGAGCAGCTGCCGACTCGTTGGCATATACCCACAGTGGCGCACGGGATCGCCGGGACAGGCGCCACAATGCTGCACCTCTGGCGTACCACAGGCCGGTGGGAGTTCCGGCAGAAGGCACTGGAGTGCGCGGAACACCTGGTGGACACAGCCGTCCGAAAAGGCTCCGTCGGGGTGCGGTGGATGGCCGAGCAGAACACTCCCACAGCCCACAATGGAATCGCCACAGGCACAGCCGGCATAGGCCGGTTCCTTCTCAGCGCAGCCCAGATCCTTCAGGAACCCCGGTTCGCTGAAGTGGCCCAGTTGGCCGGTGACGAACTCGTCGCTCAGGCACGGCTGCGGGATGTAGACGTCCTGGAAAACGGTCGAGCACGGACCTACCGGGCCGCGTGGTGGAGCGATCAGACGGACGACGGACGAACGCCGCACGGATGGTGGGGTGGCCCGGCGGGAATCGGGGCATTCCTGTGGAGTCTGGGCGCAGATTCCAACCGGCTTGCGTACCGGGACACTGCAGCCGCCGCAGCGGCGGCCGTGCGCTACTCGGCTCCCCGCGCGCCGCTGGGTGCCTGGTGGGGGCTGGCCGGCGACGGACATTTCCTGCTGGACATCGCAGGCGACGAAGGCCCTACCTCCGCCGCCGGCCGGTGGGCCGGCTTGGTGACCGCGCTGCTGACGTCCCATGCCACATCCGGACGCCAGGGCTTGACTCTGTATGACAAGCGCGCGGTCGAGTGGGACTTCGCCACTGGTGTACCGGGAGTCCTGTCCTTCCTGCTGCGAGCGCACCATGGCGCTGCTGCTCCGTGGATGACACCGGAGCCGGGCCTTGCCCCGCAGGTCCCTTGA